One uncultured Flavobacterium sp. DNA segment encodes these proteins:
- a CDS encoding DUF6194 family protein produces the protein MTIDEIKTYLLQNFEGLSIMENDGDLFFMHKSNDKLPFVTLISKDNDYDSLSNLNRDGFFRLNFPIDKETFNSKFGSMTNDKKLEAYMNIGIDFTQENMLLPHPTYGPLNWVCIVNPSKEKFEMIKQYLTVSFETL, from the coding sequence ATGACAATTGATGAAATTAAGACCTACTTACTTCAAAATTTTGAAGGATTAAGCATAATGGAGAATGATGGGGATTTGTTTTTTATGCATAAAAGTAATGATAAACTTCCTTTTGTTACACTTATAAGTAAAGACAATGATTATGATAGCCTGTCTAATCTAAACCGGGACGGTTTTTTTCGGTTGAATTTCCCAATCGACAAAGAAACTTTTAACTCTAAGTTTGGAAGTATGACGAATGATAAAAAACTCGAGGCTTATATGAACATTGGTATAGATTTTACCCAAGAGAATATGCTTTTACCCCATCCCACCTACGGACCACTTAATTGGGTTTGTATTGTTAATCCATCGAAAGAAAAATTTGAAATGATAAAGCAATACCTAACAGTATCATTTGAGACATTATAA
- a CDS encoding T9SS sorting signal type C domain-containing protein: MNKKLLFIFLILFCFGFANGATITSTGTGNWSSTSSWVGGIVPTINDDVIIANGSTITINSNVSAKSITINGTLLDSGDRTVTTAAGNTLNVIINGVLGFTTNPAAIRFPSGTSIAINSPGFINDNGQCSGSVAIYIGTLKFATCDDSSAPYTFEDVNNSGGTLQSNPGSNAPGCEGSTLTFTAARKGLDGDSLSWQWSIKPPGASVFTTYPVNQSVVSFANPTLGTYEANLTYTTTYNGTSYSNSKTIFVTVNSKPAAPTISAGGPTTFCSGGSVTLTSSAGTSYLWSTGATTQSIAVTTSGSYTVQVGNASGCLSPASVATTVTVNPKPATPTISAGGSTTFCIGGSVTLTSSAGTSYLWSTGATTQSIVVSASGSYTVQITNASGCQSLASAATTVTVNPKPATPTISASGSTTFCSGGSVTLTSSAGSSYLWSTGATTQSIVVSASGSYTVQVTNASGCQSLASAATTVTVNPKPATPTISASGSTTFCSGGSVTLTSSVGTSYLWSTGATTQSIVVSASGSYTVQITNASGCQSLASAATTVTVNPKPATPTISASGSTTFCSGGSVTLTSSAGTSYLWSTGATTQSIVVSASGSYTVQITNASGCQSLASAATTVTVNPKPATPTISASGSTTFCIGGSVTLTSSVGTSYLWSTGATTQSIVVSASGSYTVQITNASGCQSLASAATTVTVNPKPATPTISASGSTTFCIGGSVTLTSSVGTSYLWSTGATTQSIVVSASGSYTVQITNASGCQSLASAATTVTVNPKPATPTISASGSTTFCSGGSVTLTSSAGSSYLWSTGATTQSIVVSASGSYTVQITNASGCQSLASAATTVTVNPKPATPIISASGSTTFCEGGNVTLTSSAGTSYLWSTGATTQSIVVSASGSYTVQITNASGCLSLASAATTVTVNPKPATPTISASGPTTFCEGDSVTLTSSAGSSYLWSTGATTQSIMVTTSGTYSVQVTNASGCQSLASAGTTVTVKPFLTLPTVFNIIQPTCVTSTGSISLSGLPITTSTTPTWTIQQNGPVSTSYVGSTDPYTITNLAPGIYSFTVQYGDNCPVTVNNVEIKASETNIWRGPSLGWSKGIAPTSTSTESIEFAEDYQSVGDLKGCSCKVDAGKKVTINSGNTLILDNGLIVDAGAGTSLTFEDSASLYQLNSVINTGNIIYKRNTTPVRRYDFTYWSTPITNSITPYTLHDLSPNTLFDKYASYNPQTGSWVYSINGTQVMVPAVGYWVRAPQPYSTTIAAIYTATFTGVPNNGDYSVQVYDTKWSLIGNPYPSAIDGEKFILINQAASVNVGALYFWTHNSPPAATGTGTYAYTSNDFAVFSLTGGTSTGAKLPDGTYGPPPTGMIASCQGFFMQGSGTQLVKFTNDMRIGGSNNQFYKTAQVKAIEKNRIWLDLSNTQGAFKQILVGYIEGATNGWDINYDAQTMNANSFIDFYSINDATKLTVQGRALPFQDIDRVPLGYKTTVAGNFTIAINHVDGLFNNNQAIYLEDKVTGIVQDLRVGNYTFTTAIGTFTDRFTISYTKKTLGTGDFVENIDNNVFVSVKDKNIKVTSTIEALEEVVIYDISGKMLYDKKNIGNTELQILDLQFSNQILLVKVILDNGYSISRKIVF; the protein is encoded by the coding sequence ATGAACAAAAAACTACTTTTTATTTTTTTAATACTATTTTGTTTTGGATTTGCAAATGGAGCAACTATAACAAGTACAGGAACAGGAAATTGGTCTTCTACATCATCATGGGTGGGCGGGATTGTGCCTACAATAAACGATGATGTTATTATAGCTAACGGGTCAACGATTACAATTAATTCAAATGTTTCGGCGAAATCTATAACTATAAATGGGACATTATTAGATAGTGGAGATCGAACAGTAACAACTGCCGCTGGTAATACCTTAAACGTCATTATTAATGGTGTATTAGGTTTTACAACTAACCCGGCTGCTATTAGATTTCCTTCAGGAACAAGCATAGCTATTAATTCTCCCGGATTTATTAATGATAATGGACAATGCTCAGGTAGTGTTGCTATATATATAGGTACATTGAAGTTTGCTACCTGTGACGATAGTAGTGCTCCATATACATTTGAAGATGTTAATAATTCAGGAGGGACGTTACAGTCTAATCCGGGTAGTAATGCACCTGGTTGCGAGGGAAGTACGCTAACTTTTACCGCAGCAAGAAAAGGTCTGGATGGAGATTCGTTGAGCTGGCAATGGTCTATCAAGCCTCCCGGAGCATCAGTATTTACGACTTACCCTGTTAATCAATCTGTAGTGTCTTTCGCAAATCCCACTCTCGGAACTTACGAAGCGAATCTTACTTATACCACTACATATAATGGAACCAGTTACTCTAATTCCAAAACTATTTTTGTTACCGTTAACTCCAAACCTGCAGCACCAACAATATCAGCAGGCGGACCAACCACATTTTGTTCTGGAGGCAGTGTTACTTTAACTTCCAGTGCGGGAACAAGTTATTTATGGTCAACAGGAGCCACTACGCAAAGTATAGCGGTAACTACATCAGGAAGTTATACTGTTCAGGTTGGAAACGCATCAGGTTGTCTAAGTCCAGCATCTGTGGCAACGACAGTTACAGTTAATCCAAAACCAGCTACTCCAACAATATCAGCAGGCGGATCAACCACATTTTGTATTGGAGGCAGTGTTACCTTAACTTCTAGTGCGGGAACAAGTTATTTATGGTCAACAGGAGCAACTACACAAAGCATAGTTGTATCGGCCTCTGGAAGTTATACAGTTCAGATAACAAACGCATCAGGTTGTCAAAGTCTTGCCTCTGCAGCAACGACAGTTACAGTTAATCCGAAACCTGCGACTCCAACAATATCAGCAAGCGGATCAACCACATTTTGTTCTGGAGGCAGTGTTACCTTAACTTCTAGTGCCGGATCAAGTTATTTATGGTCAACAGGAGCAACTACACAAAGTATAGTTGTATCAGCCTCAGGAAGTTATACCGTTCAGGTAACAAACGCATCTGGTTGTCAAAGTCTTGCCTCTGCGGCAACGACAGTTACAGTTAATCCGAAACCTGCTACTCCAACAATATCAGCAAGCGGATCAACCACATTTTGTTCTGGAGGCAGTGTTACCTTAACATCTAGTGTGGGAACAAGTTATTTATGGTCAACTGGAGCCACTACGCAAAGCATAGTTGTATCGGCCTCTGGAAGTTATACAGTTCAGATAACAAACGCATCAGGTTGTCAAAGTCTTGCCTCTGCGGCAACGACAGTTACAGTTAATCCGAAACCTGCTACTCCAACAATATCAGCAAGCGGATCAACCACATTTTGTTCAGGAGGCAGTGTTACCTTAACCTCCAGTGCGGGAACAAGTTATTTATGGTCAACAGGAGCCACTACGCAAAGCATAGTTGTATCGGCATCAGGAAGTTATACAGTTCAGATAACAAACGCATCAGGTTGTCAAAGTCTTGCCTCTGCAGCAACTACAGTTACAGTTAATCCGAAACCTGCTACTCCAACAATATCAGCAAGCGGATCAACCACATTTTGTATTGGAGGCAGTGTTACCTTAACTTCTAGTGTGGGAACAAGTTATTTATGGTCAACAGGAGCAACTACGCAAAGCATAGTTGTATCGGCCTCTGGAAGTTATACCGTTCAGATAACAAACGCATCAGGTTGTCAAAGTCTTGCCTCTGCAGCAACTACAGTTACAGTTAATCCGAAACCTGCTACTCCAACAATATCAGCAAGCGGATCAACCACATTTTGTATTGGAGGCAGTGTTACCTTAACTTCTAGTGTGGGAACAAGTTATTTATGGTCAACAGGAGCCACTACGCAAAGCATAGTTGTATCGGCCTCTGGAAGTTATACCGTTCAGATAACAAACGCATCAGGTTGTCAAAGTCTTGCCTCTGCAGCAACAACAGTTACAGTTAATCCGAAACCTGCGACTCCAACAATATCAGCAAGCGGATCAACCACATTTTGTTCTGGAGGCAGTGTTACCTTAACTTCTAGTGCCGGATCAAGTTATTTATGGTCAACAGGAGCAACTACACAAAGTATAGTTGTATCGGCCTCAGGAAGTTATACCGTTCAGATAACAAACGCCTCTGGTTGTCAAAGTCTTGCCTCTGCAGCAACTACAGTTACAGTTAATCCGAAACCAGCTACTCCAATAATATCAGCAAGCGGATCAACCACATTTTGCGAAGGTGGTAATGTTACCCTAACATCTAGTGCGGGAACAAGTTATTTATGGTCAACAGGAGCAACTACGCAAAGCATAGTTGTATCGGCCTCAGGAAGTTATACAGTTCAGATAACAAACGCATCGGGTTGTCTAAGTCTTGCTTCTGCAGCAACGACAGTTACAGTTAATCCAAAACCTGCAACTCCAACAATATCAGCAAGCGGACCAACAACATTTTGCGAAGGAGATAGTGTTACTTTAACTTCTAGTGCCGGATCAAGTTATTTATGGTCAACAGGTGCAACTACACAAAGTATAATGGTAACTACATCCGGAACTTATTCTGTTCAGGTAACAAACGCATCAGGTTGTCAAAGTCTTGCCTCTGCAGGAACGACAGTTACAGTGAAACCTTTCTTGACCTTACCAACGGTGTTTAATATTATACAACCTACATGTGTTACATCAACAGGAAGTATTTCCCTTAGCGGTTTACCTATTACGACGTCAACAACGCCAACTTGGACGATCCAACAGAATGGCCCAGTGTCAACATCTTATGTAGGAAGTACAGATCCATATACAATTACTAATTTAGCTCCCGGGATTTATAGCTTTACAGTTCAATATGGAGATAATTGTCCGGTAACTGTAAATAATGTAGAAATAAAAGCTTCTGAAACAAATATTTGGAGAGGCCCAAGCCTAGGATGGTCAAAAGGAATCGCACCAACAAGTACATCAACTGAAAGTATTGAATTTGCTGAGGATTATCAATCAGTGGGAGATTTAAAAGGTTGTTCATGTAAGGTTGATGCAGGAAAAAAAGTAACAATAAATTCAGGGAATACTTTAATCCTTGATAATGGACTTATTGTTGATGCCGGAGCGGGAACTAGTTTAACATTTGAGGATAGTGCCAGTTTATATCAATTAAACAGTGTAATTAACACAGGAAACATTATTTACAAACGAAATACGACACCAGTTCGTCGCTATGACTTTACTTACTGGTCAACACCAATAACAAATAGTATTACACCTTACACACTTCATGACTTATCACCAAATACATTATTTGATAAATATGCGAGTTATAATCCACAAACAGGATCATGGGTATATAGTATAAATGGAACACAAGTAATGGTACCAGCAGTTGGTTACTGGGTGAGAGCTCCTCAACCTTATTCAACTACTATTGCTGCAATTTATACAGCAACGTTTACAGGTGTACCTAATAACGGAGATTATTCAGTTCAGGTTTATGATACAAAATGGAGTTTAATAGGAAATCCTTATCCATCAGCAATAGATGGGGAGAAATTTATTCTTATCAATCAGGCTGCATCAGTAAATGTGGGAGCATTATACTTCTGGACACATAATTCTCCACCGGCAGCCACCGGTACCGGTACTTATGCATATACTAGTAATGACTTTGCTGTTTTTAGTTTAACAGGAGGAACTTCAACTGGAGCAAAATTACCTGACGGAACTTACGGGCCACCGCCAACTGGTATGATAGCTTCTTGCCAGGGATTCTTTATGCAGGGTTCAGGAACACAACTTGTTAAGTTTACAAATGACATGCGTATTGGTGGAAGTAATAATCAGTTTTACAAAACAGCACAAGTAAAAGCTATAGAGAAAAACCGTATTTGGCTGGATTTAAGTAATACTCAGGGAGCTTTCAAACAAATTTTGGTGGGTTATATAGAAGGTGCGACAAACGGCTGGGATATTAATTATGATGCTCAGACAATGAATGCTAATAGTTTTATAGATTTTTACAGTATTAATGATGCTACAAAGCTTACTGTTCAGGGTCGCGCTTTACCATTTCAGGATATAGATCGAGTTCCGTTAGGATATAAAACTACAGTTGCAGGTAATTTTACCATTGCAATCAATCATGTTGACGGGTTATTTAATAATAATCAGGCAATTTATTTAGAAGATAAAGTAACAGGGATTGTACAGGATTTAAGAGTAGGTAATTATACTTTTACAACTGCGATAGGAACTTTTACAGATCGTTTTACCATTAGCTATACTAAGAAAACTCTTGGAACTGGAGACTTTGTTGAAAATATTGATAATAATGTTTTTGTTTCTGTAAAAGATAAAAACATTAAAGTAACATCAACTATAGAAGCTCTTGAAGAAGTTGTGATTTATGATATTTCCGGAAAAATGCTTTATGATAAAAAGAATATAGGGAATACTGAATTGCAGATATTAGATTTACAATTTAGCAATCAGATTTTGTTGGTAAAAGTAATCTTAGATAACGGATATTCGATCTCTAGAAAAATTGTATTCTAA